The Streptomyces noursei ATCC 11455 sequence CGGCGACCGCCCGCCGCCACCGACACGGTGCGGGTCGGCGGACTGGTGCTGGACACGGCGGCGCGGACCGTCCGTCTCGACGGTCGACAGCGGGAGCTGACCCGGCGGGAGTTCGCACTGCTGGAGGTGCTGGCCCGCAACGCGGGGCTGGTCCTCAGCCGCGACCAGCTGCTGGAGCGGGTGTGGGGGTACGACTTCGACGTGCGCAGTGACGCCGTGGACACGTTCGTGAGCTATCTGCGGCGCAAGCTGGAGGCGGAAGGGCGGCCCAGGATCATCCACACGGTGCGCGGTGTGGGCTTCGTCCTGCGCGACCAGCAGCCGGACGCGGCGGTGGACACTCCGTGAGGCTGTCCACCCGCATCGCGCTCGTGGTGGGCGCCGTCGTACCGCTGCTGGTGGTGGCCTCGGGGTGGCTGCTCGTGGGCCTGGTGAGCAGGGACCTGCACGCGCAGGCCGACCAGCGGCTCAGCGAGCGCGCCCACGACGTGGCGGCGGTTGCCCGGGGGCTGCTGCGCGCCGCCTCCCAGGACCGCCCGCGGGCCGAACAGGCCCGCCAACGGAAGCTGTACAGCGCGGCCCTGGACGTCGGCATCCGGTTGCAGGGGCCGGACCGCACCGTACAGGACGGCCCGCAGCCGGATCCGTCCGTACGGCTGCCGACGACGCCCGGCAAGCCGGTCAGCGTCCATGCGCGGGGCAAAACCTGGCGCGTGCTGGCCCAGCGGATCAACGGCAAGGAGCCGGGCGTGCGGGGAACGCTGTGGCTGTTCTCCCCCGACTCGGTCAACCAGGCCCAGATCCAGCTCGTGCGCGGCCGGGTGGTCACCGTCGCGCTGCTCGCCGCCCCGGCGTCCGCGGGCCTGGCCTGGGCGCTGGCCGCCGGCGCCGCCCGGCCGCTGCGGCGGCTCCAGCGGCGCACCAGCGGTCTCGATCCCCGTACCAGCGACGTCCGATTGGAACACCGCCCGACCCGGATCACCGAGGTCGACGACCTCGCGCACACCGTGCAGACCGTTCTGGCCCGCTACGACGAACAGGCCGCCCGGACCGCCGAGGCGCTGGCGACGGCCCGCTCCTTCTCCGCCGCGGCCTCCCACGAACTGCGCACGCCGCTGACGAGCATGCAGACCAGCCTGGACATCCTCGACGCCTTCCAGGACCTCGACGCCCAGGACCGGGCGGAAACGGTGGAGGACCTGCGGCGCGGCCACGCCCGCCTGCTGGGGCTGCTGGTGATGTTGCGGGCGCTGGCCCAGGGGGACCTGGTCGAGGCGGACGCGTTCGCACCCGTCGATCTTGCCGAGCTCACGGACGCCGCCGTGGCCGACTTCCGTCGCGCGCATCCCGACGCGGACGTGCAGGCGGAGTGCACCACGGGGCTGGTGGTGCACGGCTGGCAGCCGGGGCTGCGGTCGCTGGTGGACAACCTCCTGGCCAACGCCCTGGCACACGGCCGGTCCGCCGACGGCCGGGCCCGCATCGCGGTGGCCCTGCGGGCATCCGACGACGGGGGCGCCCCGGCGGCCGTGCTCACCGTGGACGACCAGGGGCCCGGGGTGCCGCCGGAGCAGCGGCAGACGATCTTCGAACGGTTCCATCGACGCGCCGAGAGCCCCGGATCCGGCCTCGGGCTCACGCTGGTCGCCCAGCAGGCCGAGCTGCACCACGCGCACCTGGAGGTGCGGACGCCTCCCGGTGGTCCAGGAGCCCGCCTCAAGGTCGCCTTCCCTCTCACCCGCCCGGGCCTGGACGGTGCCGCGGTACCGCACCGGGACTGGCTGGCGGACACTCACCACCGTCGACAGGAAATCCACAAAAACCGTCCCTAAGGTGCTCCTTGTGCGGAACGGCGGCGTTCACGCGACGAGGAGGACGTATGACCGTGCTGACCACGGAGACCGCGACCGCGCGCTGCCGCGAGGAGGTCCGAGGCCGGCCACCGGTCGCCCGCACGGCCGACACGGTGGTCGCCATACTCGCCGTGACCCTGCTCTCCCTGGCCCTCGCCCTGTGCGGAGCCCTGATCGCCGAGGACGGCAGCGGTGTGCGCGACGAAGGGCCCGCCACCGACACCTCGTACGGCAGCTGACCCGGTCACAAAGAAACCACAAGGTCGGCTCCTACCTTCGCTCGCACCCGGCCCACCACGCGCCCTCGGCGCAGCGGGCCTTCGCAGAACACAGCGATCGGAGAGAGACATGCGCGGACGCAGGACGACGATGACCGCGGCCTTGGCCGCCCTGGCCCTGGCGGGATCGGTGGCGGCCGGTGCCCCCTCGTACGCCGCGGGGAGCACGGCGCCGGCAGCCACCGCCACCGCCCACGCCAAGGGCCCGAAGGGCGATGGCGCCAAGGCACTGTGCCGTCGGGTGCCGAAGCTGGAGAAGCGGATCGAGAAGCGGATCACGCGCATGGAGGCCGGCGCCGGCACCCGTGGCTCGATCACGTACCTGGAGCAGCGCATCGCCAACGCGAAGAAGGCCGACCACCAGGCCATCGCCACGTTCCTCGGTGACCGCCTCACCACCCGCAAGACGCTGCTGCCGCTGCTGAAGCAGAAGCAGACCGACCTCAAGGCGGTCGCCACCTGGTGCGGCACCCACCACAACGGCACGTCGGCCGCGGCCTCGTGAACCGCCGCCGCGGCCTGCCCGCCGCCCTGCTGACCGTGGCTCTCGCGGTGCCCCTGTTCGCCACGGCGGCCTGTTCCCCGTCGTCGGCGTCGGGCGGCGCGGCCCCGGCCGCCGGCGGCACGGCCACCCCGCAGGACCAGCTCCCGCAGATGCGGAAGAAGGTCGACGACGCCCAGCACGCCGTCGCCTCGGCGGACGCCAACGGCGACGCCGACGACTCCGGCAACTGAATCGGGACACCGTCGCCCGTGCCGCTCCGCGAACCCCGCGAGCGGCACGGGCAACGCCCCTCACCTGCCCCAGATCCTCCGGTACGCCGCGCGATACCCGGGCGGGTCCCAGGTCGTCGCCCCCTGGCTGTTGGCGGCCGTGGCGATGTGCACGGGGGCGACGTATCCGCTGGCCGGCGCGCCGGCGAAGGCACGGTTGAGCTCGTCGAGGATCTGCCAGCCCTGCTGGGCGAACGGCTCGGGCACGGTGGCCGCCTGGAACTGCCGGCTGTTGATGCGCTGGAACGCGGACGGATCGCCGTCGCCCGCACCGATGTTGAAGGGGGCCCCGCCGCCCTTTCTCCGCGCGGCGCGCAGGGCCGGGGCGGAGTCGGAGAAGTACACGTCGTTGATGGCCACCGAGTGGGTCCAGGCATCCGGGAAACGCGAGAGGAGCGAGGCGACCTCCAGCGGGGTCCGGCTGCTGCTGTCCGGGATCGGGATGTTCTCCTCCGTCAGCACCCGCACGCCGGCGCAGGTGGCGAGTTCCTTCGCGATCAGGGTGGACTTGGTCTCGGCGAACGGGATCGAGGCATCGGTGAACACGACCACCCCGGCGTGACCGTGGGAGTGCGCGATGACCCAGTCCGCACTGGCCTTCGCGACATCCTCGACCCTGGTGGTGACGTTGGTGAAGAGCGCGGGACGCCGGCTCGGACCGGGGGAGCCGACCGCATGCCAGCCGACGAGCGGGATGTGGTTCGCGGCGGCCTTGGCGACCTGAGCCGACGTCAGGTCCGGGTCGAAGCCGCCGATGACGATGCCGTCGGGCCGGAGGCCGACGGCCTGGTCGAAGGCGGCCTGGATCCCCGTGGGGGTGCCCTGGCCGTCGATCACCCGGAGGTTCCAGCCGATGGCCCGAGCGGCCTCCTGCACCCCCTTGGCGGCGCCCGCGACGCCGGGGTTGGTCATGGTCTGCGCGACGTAGACGACGTCCTTGCCGGCGGCCGCCCGGGGGCCGCCGGCGGGACCGGGCGTCGCGGGAGCGGTCCTCTCGGCCTGCGCGACGGCCGCCGCGGCGCGGGCCTGGGTGGCGGGACAGCCGGGTCGCGCCGGGCTCGGCGCGACGGCTCCACCGCCGACCGACGCGCCGCGCTCGCAGCCGACGAGGACGAGACTGCCGGTGAGCACGGCGGCCGCCATCGACACGGCGACGGCACTGCCCAGGGCGGGCCGGCGCGGCGCGGGCCCGCGGACTCCTCGCGCGGGCGTGAGCAGCTGGTGACCGGCGGGGGTCACGAGGTGACCTTCGGCGGGTCGGGGAGTGCCCGTGGAGGTTCCTTCGGGCGTTGCCGCACCTGCCGGCGCGCGGTGTAGCCGGCCATGCCGACGGCGACGAGCAGGGTGGCGCCGTTGAACAGCGGGACGGCCCAGAAGCGGGCGCCCAACTGACCGATGCCGGCGAGCCCGATGGCGAGGACCACGACGGCGACCAGAGTGCCCACCGCGTTGGCCCGGCCGGGCCTGATCGTGGTGGAGCCGAGCAGCGCACCGACGAAGGCGGGCAGCAGATAGTCCAGTCCGACGCTGGGATTGCCGACCCGCTGCTGTGCGGCGAGCAGGACACCGGCGATGCCGACGACCAGGCCCGATCCGACGAAGGCGAGGACGACGTAGCGCCGGATGGGGATGCCGACCAGTTCGGCGGCGCGGGGGTTGGAGCCGATGACGTAGAGGTACCGGCCGAGCGGCAGCCGTTCCAGCAGCAGCCACACCAGGGCGGTGAGGAGCAGGACGTAGCAGGCGGACACCGGCAGGCCGAGGAATCTGGAGTCGTACAGGTCGGTGAAGGCGGTCGGCAGGCCGTGCGGGCGGGGGACGATCCGGGCCCCGTCGGTGACCCAGCCGGTGACGGCGTAGAGGATGCTGCCGGTGCCGAGGGTGGCGATGAAGGAGTCGATCCGCGCGAATTCGACGACCATGCCGTTGAAGGCGCCGACGACCGCACCACCGAGCACCACCACGAGGCAGGCGAGCGGCCAGGGCCAGGCGTCGACGGCGATGAGCTGCATGGCCATCACGTGCGCGAGGCCCAGACCGTAGCCGATGGACAGGTCGAACTTGGCGGTGGCGATGGGGATCGTCGCGCCGAGCGCGAGGACGGCCGGGATCGACTGGTTGGACAGGACCGCGGAGATGTTGTCCAAGGTGGGATAGGTCTCGGGCAGGGCGAGGGAGAAGGCCAGGAACAACAGGGCGGCCAGGGCCAGGAGGCCGTAGACGCCGAGGAGATGCCCGGCCCGGCGGCCCGGCGGGCGACGGGGGGAGCGGGTCACGGGCCCGTGGTCCCGGTGAGCGCGGGCATGGCGGAGGAAGCCCGGGTCAGGGCGCTGACGGTGAGGGCATCACCGGTCAGCTCCGCCGTCACCGCCCCACGGACGAACACCAGGGCCCGATGGCACACGTCGGTGACCTCCTCGAAGTCGGTGGAAAGCAGCAGGACGGCGAGGCCGCCGGCCAACGCGTCCCGGAGCAGGCGGTAGACCGCCGTTTTGGCGCCGACGTCCACCCCGGCGGTCGGCTCTTCGAGGATCAGCAGTCCGCGGTGCGTCCCGAGCCATCGGCCGACCATGACCTTCTGCTGGTTCCCCCCGGACAGGGTGGAGATCGGCGCTTCGCTGTCCCGGGGGTACACCGCGAACCGGGCCATCAGGACGCCGGCCTCGGCCCGCTCGCGCCGGGGTCCGGTCCAGTGGAGGGCCGGCAGGCCCCTCGCCCGTGGGTTGGCGAAGAGGTTCTCCCGCACGGTCAACTCGGCGGCGCAGCCCTCTTCCTGACGGTTGCTGCTGACGAATCCGACGCCGGAGCCGACCGCGGCCGCGACCGACCCCGGTCGGTAGGGACGTCCGTCGAGCAGGGCCCGTCCGCCGAGGAGGCGTCCGGCGCCGGCTAGGGCGCGGCCCAACTCCAGGTGCCCGGCGCCGGTGAGTCCCACCATGCCGAGGATCTCCCCGGCGTGCAGCTCCAGGCTGACCGGTGCGGTGTCGACGGTCCGTACGCGGTCCAGGCTCAGGACGGTGCGGCCGGTGGCGGGGGCGAGGCGGTGGCCGCCGGGTTCGTGGCCCACGATGTCGTGCACCAGCCGTGCCGGACTGTGGCCGGCGAGCGGGCCGTGGCGGACCAGGCGGCCGTCGCGCAGGACGGCGAAGGCATCGGCGACCTTGTACACCTCGTCGAGCCGGTGGGTGACGTAGACGAGGGCGTGGCCCTGGTCGCGCAGCATGTGCAGTACGTCGAAGAGCCGGGCGCAGTCCGCTGCCGGGAGGCTGGCCGTCGGCTCGTCGAGGACGATGACGCCGGCCCGGGTGGACAGTGCCCGGGCGATGGCCACCAGGGAACGCTCGGCCCGCGGGAGGTCGGCGAGGGGGGTGCGCGGGTCGAGGTGGGCGGCGATGATGCCCAGCGCCTCGGTGCAGCGCTCACGGGTCCGCCGCCAGGACAGCAGGCCGGCGCGGCGGGCGTACCCGGCGCCCAGGGCGATGTTCTCGGCGACCGTCATCCACTCGACCAGTCCGAGGTCCTGGTGGATGAAGGACATGGCGCGGGTGGCCGCTTCGGTGCCGAGCGGATGGCCGGCCACGGTCACCTCGCCGCGGTCCGCGCGGTGGACGCCGGCGAGGATCTTGATGAGGGTGGACTTTCCCGCGCCGTTGGGACCGAGCAGGGCGAGGACGCTGCCGGAGTGGATGTCGAGGTCGACGGCGTCCAGCGCGAGGGTGCCGCCGAACCGCTTGCTCAGGCCGCGGATCCGGATCAGCGGCTCTGGGCCGCGGGGCGCGGGAGGGCTGTGGTCGGGAGTGTCGGGCACGGACTTCTCCGGGGATCGGCCGCTCGGTGCACTGCCGGCATCCGGCACCGCATTGGCGCATGCTACGGCTCCCGTTGTCCTCCCTTCGGCTTCCATGCCGGAGGGGCCGTTGCGCGGTGTCCCGATTGGCCCAGGCCCACCCGTGCGCCCCGTCCACCCGCGCGGCCCGTCCACCCGGCGGTCGCTCAGAGGGCGGGAACGTCGTCGAAGTACGCCGCGACGGTGTCGGGCCTGCCGCCGGCCAACTGCAGGGCGCACTCGGCCCAGATGACCTTGCCGGTGGCGGTGTAGCGGGTGCCCCATGCCTGGGCGAGCTGTGCGACGAGGAACAGACCGCGCCCGCCCTCGTCGGTGGTCGCCGCATGGCGCAGATGCGGGGCGGTGCTGCTGGCGTCGGACACCTCGCAGGTCAGGGCGCGGTCGTAGAGCAGGCGTACCTGGATCGGGGCGGTGCCGTAGCGGATGGCGTTGGTGACCAGCTCGCTGAGCACCAGTTCGGCGGCGAAGGACACCTCGTCCAGTCCCCATGCGGCCAGTTGACGCGTCACGGCGGCGCGGAGACCGGAGACCAGCGCCGGGTCGGGGGTCGGTGTCCAGGTGGCGATCCGGTGCGCGTCCAACGCGTGGGTACGGGCCACCAGGAGGGCTATGTCGTCGGTGGGCCGGCGGGGCACCACCGTCCGCAGGACTTCCGCGCAGGTTTCCTCGGGCGGGCGGTTCGGGTGGGACAGCGCCCGGCGCAGTTGGTCGAAGGCGGTGTCGAGGTCGCGGCGGCGGTCCTCGACCAGCCCGTCGGTGTACAGGACGAGCTGACTGCCTTCGGGGAGGTGGAATTCGACGGTCTCGAAGGGGAGGCCGCCCAGGCCCAGCGGCGGTCCGGCGGGCAGGTCGGGGAAGGCGACGGCGCCGTCGGGGTGGACCAGCGCGGGGGGCGGATGGCCGGCCCGGGCCATGCAGCACTGCTGGGAGGTGGGGTCGTAGACGGCGTACAGGCAGGTCGCGCCGATGATGCGGGTCATCCCGTCGGCATCCTCGCCGCCCTCGTCCCGGTCGAGGCGCGCCACGAGGTTGTCGAGACAGGTGAGGACCTCGTCCGGGGCCAGCTCCAGTTCGGCGAAGTTCCGCGCCGCCGTGCGCAGTCGGCCCATGGTGGCGGCGGCGTGCAGCCCGTGGCCGACGACGTCCCCGACGACGAGGGCGACGCGGCTGCTGGAGAGGGGGATGACGTCGTACCAGTCTCCGCCGACCCCGGACTCGGCGGGCAGATAGCGATGGGCGACCTCGACGGCGTTCTGCTCGGGGAAGCTGTGCGGCAGCAGACTGTGCTGGAGCGCCAGCACCATGTTGTGTTCGCGGGTGTAGCGGCGGGCGTTGTCGATGCAGATGGCGGCGCGGGTGGCGAGTTCCTGGGCCAGCGAACGGTCGTCGTCGCCGAAGGGCGCGGGGTCCCGCGAGCGGTAGAAGCTCGCCACGCCCAGGGCGATGCCGCGGGCGATGAGCGGAACGGCGATCAGGGAGTGGACGTTGTGGTCGAGGAGGCGTTGGGCATGCCCGGGATCCTGGGCGATCCAGCCCGTGGCGGTCCTCAGCTCGGGTTCCAGTACCGACCGCCCGCTGGCCAGGCAGCGGAGTTGGGGAGTCGTGCTCCGAAGGCTGATCGGCTCACCGGCCGGGTAGAAGGGGCAGTCCTCGCGGTAGCCGTGGAGCACGACGCGGTGGAGGCCGGTGCGCGGGTCGGTCGGCTCGTCGCCGCGCAGCACCGCTTCGGGAAGTTCGATGGTGACGAAGTCGGCCAGGTGGGGGACGGCCATCTCGGCGAGTTCGTGGGCGGTGCGGGTCACGTCCAGGGTGGTGCCGATGCGGGTGCTGGCCTCGGAGAGCAGTTCCAGGCGGCGTCGGGCCGCCACCGCGTACTTCCCGACTCCCGGCTCGCCGACCAGCACCAGCCCGCTCGCCGTGTGCGCGGAGGCGGCTTCGGCGGTCCCGGGCGGGTGGGTCGTCGTGGCCGCCTTCCGGGCCGCGGTGCCGGGAACGGGCCACAGCCGCGGGAGCGCGGGCTCGGGGCTTTGTTGCGCCGGGGGGCCGGGTGAGGTCTCGGGCGGGGGCCCGGTCACGGCGGGGACGGCGACGGGCTGGTGCGGCGCGGCGAGGACGGCTTCGATGGCGATGCCCTCGACCCCGGAAGCGCTGGTGACCGGTCGGCTGAGCAAGGTCACCCGTCGCCCGCCGGGGAGGGGCACTTCCATGGCCGCCCGCTGGGCCAGGGCGATCAGATCAGCGGCCTTCTCCTGGAGGATCATCTGGTCCCGCCGGTCCAGCACGCCCTCGGTGAACTCGCCCGGCTGGCCGTCGCCGGTCGGTGTGCGGTGCCGGGCGTCGAGGTATGCCCGGAGCAGGGTGCGCTCCCGCGTCGAGCTCTGCTCCAGCAGGCGTCGTTCGATCGCGCCGGCCGCCTTGCGGATCACGGTGGCCAGCGCCGCGTCCACGTCGGTGAGCGGATAGCCCAGGCACAGCACGCCTTCGATGCGACCGCTGAGCGGGTCCCGGACCGGGATCGCGGAGCAGGCGTTGGCCTGGGAGCGTTCGGCGAAGTGCTCTGCACCGTAGACGTTGATCAGCTGCCGTTCCGCGAGCGCCAGACCGATGCCGTTGGTCCCGCCGAACTCCTCGGCGAACACATAGCCCGGGACGCTCTGGATCGCGGCCAGCCGTCGGACCTGGGACGGCTTGCCGAAGCGGCGTTGCAGCACGGCCCCGCGGCCGTCGGCGAGGGACACGTTCATGTCCCGGTCCGTGAACAGCTCCTGCAGCCGGTCCAGTACCGGCTCGGCCGCGCGGACGAGCCGGCCCTCCAGATCGAGGTCGGAGCGGTAGGGGAGTGCGCATCCGGCCGGGGAGAGTCCCAGGGCGAGGGAGCGCTCCCAGGAATTCAAGATCGGACTTCGTACGGCCTCGTCGACCGACTCGCCCCGAAGGAACCGGTCACGGGCGCGCGCGGGGCCGAGGTCGATTCCCACGAGCCCCATCCGAATCACTTCCCTTGCGGTACGTGCCGCAGGACCGCCCGTCACCCTCCCGTCGTCTGCCCGGAGCAGCTGTACCGTTCGCTCCGATTGTAGGGCTTTTCCGGGGGACGGTGCTGGTCAGAGGGGAGGCGGGGGCGTCACAGAACGGCGACCGGGGTGACGGGCGAGCCGGTGCCGCCAGGGACGTTCAGCGGAGCCACCAGCAGCAGAAAGACATGGCGGCCCGCCTCCGCACAGGCAGTCGACAGCGCCTCCAGATCGAGGTTGTCCAGCAGTGGCACCCCCATGGCCGCGATCGCCAGGGCGTGCACCGGAGAGTGCACGCCCTCGACCGGCGAGGGCCGGACATCGCTGTCGCCGTCGCCGCCGAGCAGGGCGATCCCGCGCGAGGCGAGCAGCGGCAGGGCGTCCACGTGGAAGCCGGCGCTCGCCGCGTCGGGGTTCCAGGCGCCGCGTTCCCGGCGGCGGCGCATGCTGCCGGTCCGCAGCAGCACCGCGTCGCCGTCGCCGATCGTCACACCCAGGGCCCGCTCCGCAGCGGCGACGTCCTCGGCGTGCACCGCTCGGGCGGGCTCCAGCCACGCGTTGCCCACGACGGTCGGCAGGTCGAGCAGCACCCCCCGGGTCACCAGGGGGCCGAGCGCCGCCACGGCCCCGAACCGGGCGCCCTTGGCGTCGACGAGTTCGCCCGCGGGGCGGCCGTCGTAGAGCCGCCCGCGGTAGGCGATGTGGGAGAGCGCGTCCAGGTGGCTGACGGCCTTGCCGTGGTAGTCGACGGCGAGGAAGTCCTTGTGCGTGGTGGGCTCCGGGGCCTCGACATCGCCGAGGTCGGACATGAAGTGCAACGCGGGCTTGGTGTTGTCCGGGCCGGCGGTCGTGTCCCACGGACGCGCCAGCGGGATCACCGCGCCGTCCCGGACCAGGGCGGTGGCCCGCCGTACGTGGTCCGGGGTCACCCGGTTCCAGGCGCCGCGGTCGGCCGGTGCCCAGCGGCCCCATGTGCGGACCGCAGCGAAGAGCGCGTCGAACTCCCGGCGCGACACGGCGGGCCCGTTGCCGGCACCGGTCGGCGGGGGAGACGGGGCGTCGCCGGGGTTGCTGGTCATCCGCTGTTCACCGCTCCAGGGTGGCGGGACCGTCGTCCGGCGGCACCGTGCCACCTTCCCCAGCATGTCCCCTCCGCGCGGCGCCCCGCATGTGATCGCCGGGGAATTCGCCGACCGGAAGCGCAAGACCATAGGCGACGAAAAGTAATGCCATTGGCGGGGCATCTCAAAGTTTTCGCCAAATTGAATTCACCTCATTGGTGGGATGAATGGCCGTCCGGATGTCGCTGACCAGGCGCCCGGACCAGCTCGCCGGCCGCAACTGGCCGGATATTTCGGCGTCTTGTGGTGGCGTCGAATCCTTTGTATCCGCCATGAATTTTCCGCGAAAAGTAACTTTTTCGTCACTGGCTATTTGCAGGGGCCGGAAAGCTCCCTACTCTGAGGCAACTTTCCGGCCAGCTGTCTTGAAAGGCCCCCCTCATGGCAAGCGTTGACGAGATCACGCCACTGCAGGCACGCCCACCAGGCACCCTGCGTAGGGATGTAGGACTGATCGGCCTGATGTGGGCCTCGGTCGGCTCCATCATCGGATCCGGATGGCTCTACGGTGCCCAGAAGGCCGTAGTCGTAGCAGGCCCGTCCGCGATCATCTCCTGGAGCATCGGCGCCGTCGCCATCGTGCTCCTGGCCCTGGTGCACGCCGAACTCGGCGGCCTCTTCCCCGTGGCCGGCGGCACCGCGCGTTACCCGCACTACGCCTTCGGCGGCCTGGCCGGCATGTCCTTCGGCTGGTTCTCCTGGCTCCAGGCGGCGACAGTGGCCCCGATCGAGGTCGAAGCCATGATCGGCTACGCCGGGCACTGGTCGTGGGCCAAGAGCCTCCAACACGCCAACGGAACCCTCACGGCCAGCGGCTTCATCGTCGCGGTCATCCTGATGGCGATCTTCGTCGCGGTGAACTTCCTGGGCGTGAAGGTGCTGGCCCACACCAACAGCGCCGCCACCTGGTGGAAGATCGCCGTACCCCTCGGGGCGATCTTCGTCATCGCGGCGACCAACTTCCACCCGCACAACTTCACCTCGCACGGCTTCGCCCCGTTCGGCGCCAAGGGCGTGCTCAGCGCCATCAGCACCAGCGGCATCATCTTCGCGCTGCTCGGCTTCGAGCAGGCCATCCAACTCGCGGGCGAGAGCCGCAACCCCAAGCGTGACCTGCCGCGCGCCACCATCGGCTCGGTCGTGATCGGCGCCGTCATCTACACCCTGCTCCAGGTCGTCTACATCGGCGCGCTGCCGCTGGCGTCCTTCGCACACGGGTGGGCCAAGCTGGACTACGCCGGCATCAGCGGCCCCTGGGCCGGTCTGGCCACCGTGGTGGGGCTGGGCTGGCTGGGCTGGGTCCTGTACGCGGACGCCATCATCTCCCCCGGTGGCACCGGCCTGATCTACACCACCTCCACCTCGCGGATCTCCTACGGCCTGAGCAAGAACGGCTACGCCCCCCGACTGTTCGAGAAGGCCGACGGCCGCGGGGTGCCGTGGTTCGGGCTGATCATCTCCTTCGTCACCGGCGTGATCTGCTTCCTGCCCTTCCCCAGCTGGCAGGAGCTGGTCTCCTTCATCACCTCGGCGAGCGTCCTGATGTACGCCGGTGCGCCGCTGGCGTTCGGTGTGTTCCGCGACCGTCTGCCGCACCACCAGCGTCCGTACCGCCTGCCCGGTGGCAAGGTGATCGCGCCGCTGTCCTTCGCCGTGGCGAGCCTGATCATCTACTGGGCCGGCTGGACCACCCTGGAACGGCTCGGCTGGGCCATCGTGATCGGCTACGTCCTGCTCGGCAGCTACGCCTGGTACGCCACGAAGAAGGGGCTGCCGAACGCTCCGCGCCTGGACTGGAAGGCCGCACGGTGGCTTCCGGTGTACCTCATCGGCATGGGCGTCATCTCCTGGCAGGGCGGCTTCGGCGGCCAGGGCCACATCCCGCTGTGGTGGGACATGGCGATCGTCACGGTGTTCTCGGTGGGCATCTACTACTGGGCCCTCGCCTCCGCGGTCCCGGCCGAGGCGATCGAGCAGAACATCGAGGAGGTCGCGGTCGTGGACGAGGGCGGCCACTGACCGCAACTCGCCCTGAGGCAGAGGAAAGCAGATGAGCCCGGCCGGTCACCCCGGCCGGGCTCATCGGCATTCGCCGCCGCGCGCACCAGGACCTCCGGCCATCACGTGTCCACCACCACGCACGATTCCCCACCTCTCGGCGTCAATGCCCCAACTCGCCATACCCGCAATGCCTTTCGCCCCGCCATGCGCCGCTACGGAACCCCATCCGCATCGAATTCCCGTGCGTCGATGAAGTGCTTCGAACGCCCCGTTCCCGCATTGCGGAAACCGCGCGGAGCGCTTCGCATGGCGGCGAGCCGGGTGAGTGCGCGACCGGATCGGGTGCGGCAAGCGGCTCAGGAACCGCCCGAACCGTTCGATGGCGGACGGGCCGCGGCAATGCCTGCGGCGCACGGGGCCTGACGGTCG is a genomic window containing:
- a CDS encoding sensor histidine kinase, with the protein product MRLSTRIALVVGAVVPLLVVASGWLLVGLVSRDLHAQADQRLSERAHDVAAVARGLLRAASQDRPRAEQARQRKLYSAALDVGIRLQGPDRTVQDGPQPDPSVRLPTTPGKPVSVHARGKTWRVLAQRINGKEPGVRGTLWLFSPDSVNQAQIQLVRGRVVTVALLAAPASAGLAWALAAGAARPLRRLQRRTSGLDPRTSDVRLEHRPTRITEVDDLAHTVQTVLARYDEQAARTAEALATARSFSAAASHELRTPLTSMQTSLDILDAFQDLDAQDRAETVEDLRRGHARLLGLLVMLRALAQGDLVEADAFAPVDLAELTDAAVADFRRAHPDADVQAECTTGLVVHGWQPGLRSLVDNLLANALAHGRSADGRARIAVALRASDDGGAPAAVLTVDDQGPGVPPEQRQTIFERFHRRAESPGSGLGLTLVAQQAELHHAHLEVRTPPGGPGARLKVAFPLTRPGLDGAAVPHRDWLADTHHRRQEIHKNRP
- a CDS encoding substrate-binding domain-containing protein, translated to MAAAVLTGSLVLVGCERGASVGGGAVAPSPARPGCPATQARAAAAVAQAERTAPATPGPAGGPRAAAGKDVVYVAQTMTNPGVAGAAKGVQEAARAIGWNLRVIDGQGTPTGIQAAFDQAVGLRPDGIVIGGFDPDLTSAQVAKAAANHIPLVGWHAVGSPGPSRRPALFTNVTTRVEDVAKASADWVIAHSHGHAGVVVFTDASIPFAETKSTLIAKELATCAGVRVLTEENIPIPDSSSRTPLEVASLLSRFPDAWTHSVAINDVYFSDSAPALRAARRKGGGAPFNIGAGDGDPSAFQRINSRQFQAATVPEPFAQQGWQILDELNRAFAGAPASGYVAPVHIATAANSQGATTWDPPGYRAAYRRIWGR
- a CDS encoding ABC transporter permease; this encodes MTRSPRRPPGRRAGHLLGVYGLLALAALLFLAFSLALPETYPTLDNISAVLSNQSIPAVLALGATIPIATAKFDLSIGYGLGLAHVMAMQLIAVDAWPWPLACLVVVLGGAVVGAFNGMVVEFARIDSFIATLGTGSILYAVTGWVTDGARIVPRPHGLPTAFTDLYDSRFLGLPVSACYVLLLTALVWLLLERLPLGRYLYVIGSNPRAAELVGIPIRRYVVLAFVGSGLVVGIAGVLLAAQQRVGNPSVGLDYLLPAFVGALLGSTTIRPGRANAVGTLVAVVVLAIGLAGIGQLGARFWAVPLFNGATLLVAVGMAGYTARRQVRQRPKEPPRALPDPPKVTS
- a CDS encoding sugar ABC transporter ATP-binding protein: MPDTPDHSPPAPRGPEPLIRIRGLSKRFGGTLALDAVDLDIHSGSVLALLGPNGAGKSTLIKILAGVHRADRGEVTVAGHPLGTEAATRAMSFIHQDLGLVEWMTVAENIALGAGYARRAGLLSWRRTRERCTEALGIIAAHLDPRTPLADLPRAERSLVAIARALSTRAGVIVLDEPTASLPAADCARLFDVLHMLRDQGHALVYVTHRLDEVYKVADAFAVLRDGRLVRHGPLAGHSPARLVHDIVGHEPGGHRLAPATGRTVLSLDRVRTVDTAPVSLELHAGEILGMVGLTGAGHLELGRALAGAGRLLGGRALLDGRPYRPGSVAAAVGSGVGFVSSNRQEEGCAAELTVRENLFANPRARGLPALHWTGPRRERAEAGVLMARFAVYPRDSEAPISTLSGGNQQKVMVGRWLGTHRGLLILEEPTAGVDVGAKTAVYRLLRDALAGGLAVLLLSTDFEEVTDVCHRALVFVRGAVTAELTGDALTVSALTRASSAMPALTGTTGP